Genomic DNA from Mixophyes fleayi isolate aMixFle1 chromosome 7, aMixFle1.hap1, whole genome shotgun sequence:
cagagggggcagagtgtgtggatgaagagggtacagagtgtatggatgcaggggcgcagagtgtgtggatgaaaggggcacagagtgtgtggatgcaggggcacagagtgtgtggatgaagggggcacagtgtgtggatgcagagggtacagagtgtgtggatgcagggtcatagagtgtgtggatgcagagggcacagagtgtgtggatgaacggggcatagagtgtgtggatgaagggggcacagaatgtgtggatgaagggggcacagaatgtgtggatgaagggggcacagaatgtgtggatgaagggggcacagtgtgtggatgcagagggcacagagtgtgtggatgcaggggcatagagtgtgtggatgcagagggcacagagtgtgtggatgcatagagtgtgtggatgaagggggcacagagtgtgtggatgaacggggcatagagtgtgtggatgaagggggcacagaatgtgtggatgaagggggcacagaatgtgtggatgaagggggcacagtgtgtggatgcagagggcacagagtgtgtggatgcagagggcacagagtgtgtggatgcagagggcacagagtgtgtggatgcatagagtgtgtggatgaagggggcacatagtgtgtggagatgaaggagggcacagagtgtgtggatgaagggggcacagtgtgtggatgcagagggcacagagtgtgtggatacagagggcacagagtgtgtggatgaagggggcacagagtgtgtggatgaagagggcacagaatgtgtggatgcaggggcatagagtgtgtggatgcagggggcacagagtgtgtggatgcagggggcacagtgtgtggatgcagagggcacagagtgtgtggatgcagagggcacagagtgtgtggatgcagagggcacagagtgtgtggatgcatagagtgtgtggatgaagggggcacagagtgtgtggatgaaggtggcacagagtgtgtggatgaagggggcacagtgtgtggatgcagagggcacagagtgtgtggatgaaggagggcacagagtgtgtggatgaagggggcacagagtgtgtggatgaagagggcacagaatgtgtggatgcaggggcacagagtgtgtggatgcagagggcacagagtgtgtggatgcagagggcacagagtgtgtggatgcagagggcacagagtgtgtggatgaagggggcacagagtgtgtggatgaagagggcacagaatgtgtggatgaagagggcacagagtgtgtggatgcagagggcatagagtgtgtggatgcagagggcacagagtgtgtggagataaaggagggcacagtgtgtagagatgaagggggcacatagtgtgtggatgcagagggcacagagtgtgtggatgaaggcggcacagagtgtggatgcagagggcacagagtgtgtggatgaagggggcgcagagtgtgtggatgaagggggcgcagagtgtgtggatgcagagggcacagtgtgtggatgcagagggcacagtgtgtggatgcagagggcacagtgtgtggatgcagagggcatagagtgtgtggatgcagagggcacagagtgtgtggatgaagggggcgcagagtgtgtggatgaagggggcgcagagtgtgtggatgcagagggcacagtgtgtggatgcagagggcacagtgtgtgtggatgaagggggcgcagagtgtgtggatgcagagggcacagtgtgtggatgcagagggcatagagtgtgtggatgaaggagggcacagagtgtgtggatgcaggggcatagagtgtgtggatgaagggggcacatagtgtgtggagatgaaggagggcacagagtgtgtggatgaagggggcatagagtgtgtggatgcagagggcacagagtgtgtggatgaagggggcacatagtgtgtggagataaaggagggcacagtgtgtagagatgaagggggcacagagtgagttagctgtaaattattctttgacagaaatataattgaaaaaaatatataaaaatattattttcccttggatgtatgagtattatttttgcatacaactaaataagcatttctgtcctgacctaaatacttattatgttttttttactacttataaaacgggactgctcggtaattattttggaggggtgccttgaaaaaattatggagactctaagggtgccgcaaactgcaaaagtttgggagccactgggctaaaccaatattcatgagcctatcaattcactagtaacTTACTAGGCTTATTTAAGCTGACATCTGACTGGTTGCATATATGTGACATTTGCatattatttaattaaacttGTAGTGAGATACATGTTGTTTACTAAAAACAAAAACCCATTGTGTCAGTGTGGCAAAGGCGAACTGACGGGGGTAAGCCACGCGAACATTTGCAGATAATGACAGGTACACGCTCAGGCTGGTTTTAACCCTGTACTGCCAGAGGCTTGGAAGAGAATGACAAAAGGGTGAGTTTGGATGGAAACAGAACCTGTCAGAGTGCATTAGAGAGCAGCTCGTATCTGCTTAATCGAACTGGCAGGCAAGCGGGGAGAGGAACAGAGAAGTTCAAAACAGGACAAGGAGATCACACTGTGATGCTAGTCAGCCCAGACGCTTGAAGAATTTGCTGTAATAGAGGACAACACTGGAGGTATCCATGCAGCCAGGAACGTCAAACCAAAGACTCCTGAGATGCTTTATAATATGAAGCTTTCAATAAGCAATATTATGTCTAAATTCAAAGAGAGatcaatattttcttattttattttcaaccTATTATCCTAAAATCAGAATTTAGAATCTGCTTTATTAAATGTCCAAAAACATCACACATTTGAGTTTAACAGGTATTTTAGTTTCTATAAGTATACAGAGGAGCTGTTACCCTACTAAACATACTTTTATGCAACGCACACGCTAAATAAGGAACACACAGAAAGTCAGTTTACAAAGAGCAAAACAAACTCAGGGCAAATTAAGCTTTGTGGCCGCTGTGCACCTTGATTAGAACTGGTAAATTTATTCCATGGCGCTTAGGTTTGCAGAGCAGGGGGGCCTCATTTACAGAGGAGCAGTTATCACAGGCAGAAAGGAGGAATTGACCGTAATGAAGATGTTCTTAGTGAGTAGGCACACAGctgcagaaacaagatttaatATTGTGGAGCGAGATTAGTGTAATGAGATATTATCAAGGGCATTTCCTGCCATGAACGGCCATTCCTACTCTGCAGTAGAACTTTCATTCTGCACCACCTCAGGGCAAGGGGAGATTGGGTCTTGTGTTGTATAAAGCACATTTGCAGGTCTACTCCAAATTTGAAAcctgtaataatgtaataatgataGTCCATAGCACAGGGTCCTAATGGGATTTCATATAGATCAGAAAGCAGAACCCAGgcatttgagctactgtgacatcaggGACCCTGACCCTGTGTATGATTACAAACCAATACCAATCCATAAGCAGATGTTTCCGCTCTGTATGATTAGGCAAAAGCCTCCATGGCCAGTATGATGCTGTGCACGCTTCCTGAAATTTGCAAAGTcaataagtaaaaacaaaaaccgtAGTCACATAAAGACCCTACAGTCCTCAAAAGACAAGTGACAGGTTACAGATAAATAAAAAAGATTACAGTCCTACGTTACTCTTCGTCATCACTAAAAGATAAAAAGCAGAAAGTGTAACAAAAGCAATCACGTTACAATGGGACGAGCCAATGCACTACGGTGCTTCATCAGAATCCACACAAACCTAAGCAAAGCAAGTGGGACAGGCTGTCATCCACTCTGTGTCTGCTCAGTTGCAGAagctcctccctcctaacatggcagcctgctgcaaagagcatgatggacatatttagtcAAGTATAAAAACGTATTACTTATTTAATGCATAATATTCAGTTCAAATATATTAGTTTCCATGTGCTCTAAAGCTTGCAACTAAAATGTATTGAGTTAGCAAGTAACAGCTTTCACTAGTATccttaatgaaatatatatatatatatatatatatatatatatatatatatatatatatatatatatatatatatatatatataaaaaaaagtcataccCCATTTCAATGCAGACCACAGGTGACTTAAGGGCGGAGCTTCCCTtctatcagccaattaacctggtACACCAGTAACCCAAACCTTCGCCGCCATATTGGTACTCCCTACCCTGGGGAACGTTACTCTAGTCACGTCGACACTAAAGTGTAGCCCCAAAACAAAAGGTGCCCCCGGCGCCTTAACATAAACGATCATATTCTAAGTCTACAAATAAATGCCACATACGCGCTAAGAATGCTTTTACGCGAGTGTACCGATCGACTCTCATTTCTTTTCTCCTATTATTTGGCAGAAATGACGTTCTCCCTCACCGTGACGACAGGCATCTGCGAGGGCAGCCTTACCTCACGAGGTCCTGACGGGAGGCCGCCGTGTCATACATTTACCCCGCCCTCCGCTGTGATTGACATGTCGCGGAGCCTATCGCAGAACGGATCTACTCCGGCCTCGTCTTGGGGCCTGTGGTAGCGGTGCTGGCGCAGCGGGAGCCGCTCTCTCCGGTGCTGGAGGTGACCCGAGCTCTCCGGCCATGCCCGGCTCCTGCCCCGGGTGAGCGAGCAGCGGAGGCGGCGGCCATGGCCGTCAGCGGTTACACCGACCTGCGGGAGAAGCTGCAGTCCCTGTACCGGGACCCCCCGAAGGAGCCGCCGGCCGTGAGGAAGCGGAAGCAGCCGGCGTCGGacacggaggaggaggaggcgacGGCGGCGGTGGCCTCGGAGCAGGATCAGGAGGAGGCCCACAAGGTGCGCAGCGGGATCCGCCAGCTGAGGCTCTTCTCCCCGGAGGAGTGCTCCCGCATCGAGGCGCAGATAGACGACGTGGTGTCCCGGGCGGAGAAGGGGCTGTACCGGGAGCACACGGTGGACCGGGCCCCGCTCCGCAACAAGTACTTCTTCGGGGAGGGCTACACGTACGGGGCGCAGCTGCAGAAGCGGGGCCCGGGCCAGGAGCGGCTGTACCAGCGGGGGGAGGTGGACGACATCCCGGCCTGGGTGCAGGAGCTGGTGATCAGCCGGCTGGTGGAGCGCGGGGTCATCCCCGAGGGCTTCGTCAACAGCGCCGTCATCAACGACTACCAGCCGGGCGGCTGCATCGTCTCCCACGTGGACCCCATCCACATCTTCGAGCGGCCGATCGTCTCCGTCTCCTTCTTCAGCGACTCCGCGCTCTGCTTCGGCTGCAAGTTCCAGTTCAAGCCCATCCGGGTGTCCGAGCCCGTGCTCTTCCTGCCGGTGCGGCGGGGCAGCGTCACCGTGCTCAGGTAACCGGGGGGCGGCGTGTGTGTGGGCACTGTGACTTTATGGGGGTATGGGCACTGGTAGCCAGGGGTGTGATCACTGGCACTGAGGGGGTATGGGCAATAAGAGGGGTAGGGGAGCTTGGCAGTAAGAGGGGTAGGGGAGCTTGGCAGTAAGAGGGGTAGGGGAGCTTGGCAGTAAGAGGGGTAGGGGAGCTTGGCAGTAAGAGGGGTAGGGGAGCTTGGCAGTAAGAGGGGTAGGGGAGCTTGGCAGTAAGAGGGGTAGGGGAGCTTGGCAGTAAGAGGGGTAGGGGCAGTAGGGGAGCTTGGCAGTAAGAGGGGTAGGGGAGCTTGGCAGTAAGAGGGGTAGGGGCAGTAGGGGAGCTTGGCAGTAAGAGGGGTAGGGGAGCTTGGCAGTAAGAGGGGTAGGGGAGCTTGGCAGTAAGAAGGGTAGGGGAGCTTGGCAGTAAGAGGAAGAGGGGTAGGGGAGCTTGGCAGTAAGAAGGGTAGGGGAGCTTGGCAGTAAGAGGAAGAGGGGTAGGGGAGCTTGGCAGTAAGAGGGGTAGGGGAGCTTGGCAGTAAGAAGGGTAGGGGAGCTTGGCAGTAAGAGGGGTAGGGGAGCTTGGCAGTAAGAAGGGTAGGGGAGCTTGGCAGGAAGAGGGGTAGGGGAGCTTGGCAGTAAGAAGGGTAGGGGAGCTTGGCAGTAAGAGGGGTAGGGGCAGTAGGGAGGCTTGGCAGTAAGAGGGGTAGGGGAGCTTGGCAGTAAGAGGGGTAGGGGCAGTAGGGAGACTAGGCAGTAAGAGGGGTAGGGAGGCTAGGCAGTAAGAGGGGTAGGGGCAGTAGGGAGACTAGGCAGTAAGAGGGGTAGGGAGGCTAGGCAGTAAGAGGGGTAGGGGTAGTAGGGAGGCTTGGCAGTAAGAAGGGTAGGGGAGCTTGGCAGTAAGAGGGGTAGGGGAGCTTGGCAGTAAGAAGGGTAGGGGAGCTTGGCAGTAAGAAGGGTAGGGGAGCTTGGCAGTAAGAAGGGTAGGGGCAGTAGGGGAGCTTGGCAGTAAGAAGGGTAGGGGCAGTAGGGGAGCTTGGCAGTAAGAGGGGTAGGGGCAGTAGGGGAGCTTGGCAGTAAGAGGGGTAGGGGCAGTAAGAGAGGTAGTGGAGCTTGGCAGTAAGAAGGGTAGGGGAGCTTGGCAGTAAGAGGGGTAGGGGCAGTAGGGAGGCTTGGCAGTAAGAGGGGTAGGGGCAGTAGGGGAGCTTGGCAGTAAGAGGGGTAGGGGCAGTAAGAGAGGTAGTGGAGCTTGGCAGTAAGAAGGGTAGGGGAGCTTGGCAGTAAGAGGGGTAGGGGCAGTAGGGAGGCTTGGCAGTAAGAGGGGTAGGGGAGCTTGGCAGTAAGAAGGG
This window encodes:
- the ALKBH5 gene encoding RNA demethylase ALKBH5, translated to MAVSGYTDLREKLQSLYRDPPKEPPAVRKRKQPASDTEEEEATAAVASEQDQEEAHKVRSGIRQLRLFSPEECSRIEAQIDDVVSRAEKGLYREHTVDRAPLRNKYFFGEGYTYGAQLQKRGPGQERLYQRGEVDDIPAWVQELVISRLVERGVIPEGFVNSAVINDYQPGGCIVSHVDPIHIFERPIVSVSFFSDSALCFGCKFQFKPIRVSEPVLFLPVRRGSVTVLSGYAADEITHCIRPQDIKERRAVVILRKTRTEAPRLEAKSLSGSYQVERLSGSNRQHILKPKRSHRKADPDAAHRPRVLEMDKEENRRSVILPKPRRRSNFSSENYWRRPYDYVDTYTDMGEDEGSPVRKVKMRRH